A region from the Benincasa hispida cultivar B227 chromosome 10, ASM972705v1, whole genome shotgun sequence genome encodes:
- the LOC120088589 gene encoding auxin-responsive protein SAUR71: protein MKQLIRRLSRVADSSQSHYCLLRPTDAVAAQRPGRAHSFRAAAANKFRRSRSEGAVPVPQGHVPVYVGDEMERFAVSAELLNHPVFVTLLEKSAQEYGYEQKGVLRIPCHVLVFERVLEAIRIGDHDSRDLNDLLSSLSGDFL from the coding sequence ATGAAGCAGCTCATCCGCCGTCTCTCCCGTGTCGCCGACTCCTCCCAATCCCACTACTGCCTCCTCCGCCCCACCGACGCCGTCGCCGCCCAACGCCCCGGCCGTGCTCACTCCTTCCGCGCCGCCGCCGCTAACAAATTCCGTCGCTCCAGATCGGAAGGTGCCGTTCCGGTTCCTCAAGGCCACGTCCCGGTCTACGTCGGCGACGAGATGGAACGGTTCGCCGTCAGCGCCGAGTTACTCAACCACCCGGTTTTCGTAACTTTACTCGAGAAATCGGCTCAAGAGTACGGTTATGAACAGAAAGGAGTTCTTCGAATCCCCTGTCACGTGCTGGTTTTCGAACGAGTACTTGAAGCTATCAGAATCGGTGACCACGACTCACGTGATCTCAACgatcttctttcttctctctccgGCGATTTCCTCTAG